In the Hordeum vulgare subsp. vulgare chromosome 7H, MorexV3_pseudomolecules_assembly, whole genome shotgun sequence genome, one interval contains:
- the LOC123408585 gene encoding mechanosensitive ion channel protein 2, chloroplastic-like isoform X2, which translates to MAVGMTSHLFQGGTTTSRFSQINKFRSPEKRCSLSLPSNSFPSVAYGQDSLVQNVLERSYRPMLYVPCRYRASGAKSFALPVSWKEIPLVRSTSSALARSCDSLLENPATALVAPAVGIIVFALWGFLPLVKDIRNRIDHGGNWKQSPTYLISRSYLQPLLLWTGATLICRGLDPVVLRSSASQAVKTRLVTFVRSLSTVLAIAYVLTSLIQQVHKFLVDVRNPNDTKKMGLDFTVKAIYTGIWIAAVSLFMELLGVNTKKWITAGGFGTVLLTLAGREILTNFISSVMLNASRPFVVNEWITAKIDGVEITGVVERVGMWSPTVIRGDDKEAIYIPNHKFTVSIVRNNTRRSHWRIKTYLAISHMDAGKISIIVADMRKVLAKNHHIEQQRLHRRVFFEKIDETTQALMIYISCFVKTSHFEEFLNVQEEVMLDFLRIVGHHRARLATQTRTVQKSYGNADIDNIPFGEEMYNRVRGRPLLIDTSAKVSEGKSKSRSTSREEQRVKTSASAETRSGSPDSASVSNSDKKEQRKGEPSLAGKGEPRGSDATERQGDGT; encoded by the exons ATGGCAGTTGGGATGACATCTCACCTCTTCCAGGGAGGGACTACTACCAGCAGATTTAGCCAAATCAACAAATTTAGA AGCCCGGAGAAGCGTTGTTCTCTCTCCTTGCCATCCAATTCGTTTCCTTCAGTTGCTTAT GGGCAAGATTCATTGGTTCAGAACGTGTTGGAGAGGAGCTACAGGCCCATGCTTTATGTGCCTTGTAGATATAGGGCCTCAGGTGCTAAATCTTTTGCTTTGCCAGTGTCTTGGAAGGAAATTCCGCTGGTCAGGAGCACTTCATCAGCATTGGCTAG GTCGTGTGACAGTTTACTTGAAAATCCTGCCACTGCCCTTGTGGCACCTGCAGTTGGAATAATTGTCTTTGCTCTATGGGGCTTTTTGCCTCTAGTGAAGGACATTAGAAACCGTATTGAT CACGGAGGAAACTGGAAACAGAGCCCCACATACCTAATTTCTAGGTCCTACCTTCAACCTTTGCTTCTTTGGACAGGAGCAACACTAATCTGCAG GGGTTTGGATCCAGTTGTGCTACGTTCATCAGCAAGCCAAGCTGTAAAAACACGTCTTGTAACTTTTGTGAGATCTTTATCTACCGTTCTGGCTATTGCATATGTTCTTACAAG CTTGATTCAGCAGGTACATAAATTCCTAGTGGATGTGCGTAACCCCAATGACACAAAAAAA ATGGGTTTGGATTTTACCGTGAAAGCTATTTATACTGGCATTTGGATTGCTGCTGTTTCTCTCTTTATGGAGTTGCTGGGTGTCAATACCAAGAAGTGGATAACTGCTGGAGGTTTTGGGACAGTATTGCTTACGCTTGCTGGTCGTGAG ATTTTGACTAACTTCATCTCGAGTGTTATGCTCAACGCCTCACGCCCATTTGTTGTGAACGAATGGATCACGGCAAAAATAGATGGTGTTGAGATCACTGGTGTTGTTGAG CGTGTTGGTATGTGGTCTCCAACAGTTATTAGAggtgacgacaaagaagctatatACATTCCTAACCATAAGTTCACAGTGTCCATAGTGAGAAATAACACTCGAAGGAGCCATTGGCGTATTAAGACTTATCTTGCGATAAGCCACATGGATGCTGGAAAAATTAGT ATAATTGTTGCGGATATGAGAAAAGTCTTGGCTAAAAATCATCATATAGAACAACAGAGGCTACATAGAAGAGTATTTTTTGAGAAAATTGACGAAACGACCCAAGCTCTCATG ATTTACATATCCTGCTTTGTGAAGACTTCACATTTTGAGGAGTTCCTTAATGTCCAG GAAGAGGTTATGTTGGATTTTCTTAGAATAGTTGGCCATCACAGGGCAAGGCTTGCTACCCAAACACGAACGGTCCAGAAATCATATGGCAACGCAGACATAGATAACATTCCTTTTGGAGAGGAGATGTACAATCGTGTCCGTGGCCGCCCACTTCTGATTGACACCTCTGCAAAGGTCAGTGAAGGCAAGTCTAAATCTAGATCAACCTCACGTGAAGAGCAGAGAGTAAAGACAAGCGCATCGGCTGAGACGAGGTCAGGTTCACCAGATAGTGCTAGTGTAAGCAACTCTGATAAGAAGGAACAGAGAAAAGGGGAGCCATCTCTGGCTGGTAAAGGGGAGCCTCGAGGATCCGATGCCACGGAGCGACAAGGAGATGG CACTTGA
- the LOC123407394 gene encoding heat shock 70 kDa protein 16-like, producing the protein MSVVGLDVGNDTLVAAAARQRGIDVLLNAESKRESPAAVAFSHSARLLGAHAAGAASSHAPFSSPKRLLLLASRPAPRDLPRLPFPVDVGARVHVDHLARRIALSPTHILAMLLAYLRQLAEDDLDAPVADCVISVPCYLTQAQRRAYADAAAVAGLRPLRLMHDLAATALGYGLYRSDLGVAGGPTFVAFVDVGHSDTQAGVVAFDPSGMKVLSHAFDADLGGRDFDEVLFEHFAEEFRDRYKIDVVGNVKASMRLRAACEKAKKVLSANAEAVVNIECLMEEKDVRGMIRREDFEKLCAELLERVVEPCKRAMADAGIGLDKLQSVELVGSGSRVPAIARVLAGFFRREPSRTINVSECVARGCALQCAMLSPTFRVREYEVQDVIPASIGFCTNEGPISTLSSNALFRRGQPLPSVKIITLHKNSGFTLDAFYVDENELPPGTSTQIGSFEIGPFQAHSEKSKVKVKIRLNLHGLISVESAVLIDDDQRDVNSADSMELDSNDDMDHKSKNERPMHRQDLQIVESIYGVMSKQELLEAQEQEQQLAYQDKLVERTKERKNALESYVYDTRNKLSERYRSFATDSEREEISVNLQQTEDWLYEEGDDETEAVYTSKLEELKKLVDPIEYRCKDEEARAEATRELLKRIVDHRMAAKSLSAPERDAIDNECTKVELWLRESSHLQESLPKNVDPVVWSHEIKKKEEELDMSCSKIVTGRARGHDNNDGC; encoded by the exons atgAGCGTGGTGGGGCTCGACGTCGGCAACGACAcgctggtggcggcggcggcgcggcagcGGGGGATCGACGTGCTGCTCAACGCCGAGTCCAAGCGCGAGTCGCCCGCCGCCGTCGCCTTCTCCCACAGCGCGCGCCTCCTCGGCGCCCACGCCGCGGGTGCCGCGTCCTCCCACGCCCCCTTCTCCAGCCCCAAgcgactcctcctcctcgcctcccGCCCCGCCCCCCGCGACCTCCCGCGCCTCCCCTTCCCCGTCGACGTCGGCGCCCGCGTCCACGTCGACCACCTCGCCCGCCGCATCGCGCTCTCCCCGACCCACATCCTCGCCATGCTCCTCGCCTACCTCCGCCAGCTCGCCGAGGACGACCTCGACGCCCCCGTCGCCGACTGCGTGATCTCCGTGCCCTGCTACCTCACGCAGGCGCAGCGCCGCGCCTACGCCGACGCCGCGGCCGTCGCGGGGCTCAGGCCGCTCCGCCTCATGCACGACCTCGCCGCCACCGCCCTCGGCTACGGCCTCTACCGCTCCGACCTCGGCGTCGCCGGTGGGCCCACCTTCGTCGCCTTCGTCGACGTCGGCCACTCCGACACCCAGGCAGGGGTCGTCGCCTTCGACCCGTCCGGGATGAAGGTGCTGTCGCACGCCTTCGATGCCGACCTGGGCGGACGGGACTTCGACGAGGTGCTGTTCGAGCATTTCGCCGAGGAGTTCAGGGACAGGTATAAGATCGATGTCGTGGGTAATGTGAAGGCAAGCATGAGGCTGAGGGCTGCCTGTGAGAAGGCCAAGAAGGTGTTGAGTGCGAATGCTGAGGCGGTGGTGAACATAGAGTGCCTCATGGAGGAGAAGGATGTGAGGGGGATGATCCGGAGGGAAGACTTCGAGAAGCTCTGTGCTGAGTTGCTGGAGAGGGTCGTTGAGCCGTGCAAGAGGGCCATGGCTGATGCAGGTATTGGGTTGGATAAGCTGCAGTCTGTGGAGCTCGTTGGGTCAGGGTCTCGGGTACCTGCTATTGCTAGAGTTCTGGCCGGATTCTTTAGAAGGGAGCCTAGTCGCACAATCAACGTCAGTGAGTGCGTGGCTCGTGGTTGCGCGTTGCAGTGTGCAATGCTTAGTCCCACATTTCGTGTTCGGGAGTATGAG GTGCAAGATGTAATCCCTGCCTCAATAGGATTTTGCACAAATGAAGGCCCAATATCAACATTGTCAAGCAACGCATTGTTCCGGAGAGGACAGCCCCTTCCTAGTGTTAAGATAATCACTTTGCATAAGAACAGTGGTTTTACTCTGGATGCTTTTTATGTGGATGAGAATGAACTGCCTCCTGGCACCTCAACACAAATCGGTAGTTTTGAG ATTGGACCTTTCCAAGCACATAGTGAAAAATCTAAAGTCAAAGTAAAGATTCGGTTAAATCTCCATGGACTTATTTCAGTGGAATCAGCTGTT TTGATTGACGATGATCAAAGGGATGTGAATTCTGCTGACTCTATGGAACTCGATTCCAATGATGACATG GATCACAAGTCAAAAAATGAACGGCCAATGCACCGACAGGACTTGCAAATTGTTGAGTCTATTTATGGTGTAATGAGCAAGCAGGAATTGCTGGAAgctcaagagcaagaacaacaactGGCCTATCAGGATAAACTTGTCGAGCGAACGAAAGAGAGGAAGAACGCATTGGAATCCTACGTGTACGACACCCGTAATAAG CTGTCTGAGAGGTATCGGAGCTTCGCTACTGATTCTGAAAGGGAAGAAATCTCAGTTAATCTACAACAGACAGAAGATTGGCTTTatgaagaaggtgatgatgagaCTGAGGCAGTTTACACTAGTAAACTCGAGGAGCTAAAAAAG CTTGTAGATCCCATTGAATATCGTTGTAAAGATGAGGAAGCCAGAGCTGAAGCTACAAGGGAGCTTCTGAAGCGCATTGTTGACCATAGAATGGCTGCCAAGTCATTATCTGCGCCTGAACGAGATGCT ATTGACAACGAGTGCACTAAAGTTGAGCTGTGGCTGAGGGAGAGCTCACATCTACAGGAGTCCTTGCCCAAGAATGTTGACCCTGTAGTTTGGTCTCatgaaatcaagaaaaaggaAGAGGAGCTAGACAT GTCATGTAGCAAAATAGTAACTGGCAGGGCACGGGGGCACGACAACAACGATGGATGCTAG
- the LOC123408585 gene encoding mechanosensitive ion channel protein 2, chloroplastic-like isoform X1 — protein sequence MAVGMTSHLFQGGTTTSRFSQINKFRSPEKRCSLSLPSNSFPSVAYGQDSLVQNVLERSYRPMLYVPCRYRASGAKSFALPVSWKEIPLVRSTSSALARSCDSLLENPATALVAPAVGIIVFALWGFLPLVKDIRNRIDHGGNWKQSPTYLISRSYLQPLLLWTGATLICRGLDPVVLRSSASQAVKTRLVTFVRSLSTVLAIAYVLTSLIQQVHKFLVDVRNPNDTKKMGLDFTVKAIYTGIWIAAVSLFMELLGVNTKKWITAGGFGTVLLTLAGREILTNFISSVMLNASRPFVVNEWITAKIDGVEITGVVERVGMWSPTVIRGDDKEAIYIPNHKFTVSIVRNNTRRSHWRIKTYLAISHMDAGKISIIVADMRKVLAKNHHIEQQRLHRRVFFEKIDETTQALMIYISCFVKTSHFEEFLNVQEEVMLDFLRIVGHHRARLATQTRTVQKSYGNADIDNIPFGEEMYNRVRGRPLLIDTSAKVSEGKSKSRSTSREEQRVKTSASAETRSGSPDSASVSNSDKKEQRKGEPSLAGKGEPRGSDATERQGDGSVSLPNPKKESRPALEDNIVLGVALEGSKRTLPIEGGKDPHASESEQGTVEVGSLPKDKKGQSHIP from the exons ATGGCAGTTGGGATGACATCTCACCTCTTCCAGGGAGGGACTACTACCAGCAGATTTAGCCAAATCAACAAATTTAGA AGCCCGGAGAAGCGTTGTTCTCTCTCCTTGCCATCCAATTCGTTTCCTTCAGTTGCTTAT GGGCAAGATTCATTGGTTCAGAACGTGTTGGAGAGGAGCTACAGGCCCATGCTTTATGTGCCTTGTAGATATAGGGCCTCAGGTGCTAAATCTTTTGCTTTGCCAGTGTCTTGGAAGGAAATTCCGCTGGTCAGGAGCACTTCATCAGCATTGGCTAG GTCGTGTGACAGTTTACTTGAAAATCCTGCCACTGCCCTTGTGGCACCTGCAGTTGGAATAATTGTCTTTGCTCTATGGGGCTTTTTGCCTCTAGTGAAGGACATTAGAAACCGTATTGAT CACGGAGGAAACTGGAAACAGAGCCCCACATACCTAATTTCTAGGTCCTACCTTCAACCTTTGCTTCTTTGGACAGGAGCAACACTAATCTGCAG GGGTTTGGATCCAGTTGTGCTACGTTCATCAGCAAGCCAAGCTGTAAAAACACGTCTTGTAACTTTTGTGAGATCTTTATCTACCGTTCTGGCTATTGCATATGTTCTTACAAG CTTGATTCAGCAGGTACATAAATTCCTAGTGGATGTGCGTAACCCCAATGACACAAAAAAA ATGGGTTTGGATTTTACCGTGAAAGCTATTTATACTGGCATTTGGATTGCTGCTGTTTCTCTCTTTATGGAGTTGCTGGGTGTCAATACCAAGAAGTGGATAACTGCTGGAGGTTTTGGGACAGTATTGCTTACGCTTGCTGGTCGTGAG ATTTTGACTAACTTCATCTCGAGTGTTATGCTCAACGCCTCACGCCCATTTGTTGTGAACGAATGGATCACGGCAAAAATAGATGGTGTTGAGATCACTGGTGTTGTTGAG CGTGTTGGTATGTGGTCTCCAACAGTTATTAGAggtgacgacaaagaagctatatACATTCCTAACCATAAGTTCACAGTGTCCATAGTGAGAAATAACACTCGAAGGAGCCATTGGCGTATTAAGACTTATCTTGCGATAAGCCACATGGATGCTGGAAAAATTAGT ATAATTGTTGCGGATATGAGAAAAGTCTTGGCTAAAAATCATCATATAGAACAACAGAGGCTACATAGAAGAGTATTTTTTGAGAAAATTGACGAAACGACCCAAGCTCTCATG ATTTACATATCCTGCTTTGTGAAGACTTCACATTTTGAGGAGTTCCTTAATGTCCAG GAAGAGGTTATGTTGGATTTTCTTAGAATAGTTGGCCATCACAGGGCAAGGCTTGCTACCCAAACACGAACGGTCCAGAAATCATATGGCAACGCAGACATAGATAACATTCCTTTTGGAGAGGAGATGTACAATCGTGTCCGTGGCCGCCCACTTCTGATTGACACCTCTGCAAAGGTCAGTGAAGGCAAGTCTAAATCTAGATCAACCTCACGTGAAGAGCAGAGAGTAAAGACAAGCGCATCGGCTGAGACGAGGTCAGGTTCACCAGATAGTGCTAGTGTAAGCAACTCTGATAAGAAGGAACAGAGAAAAGGGGAGCCATCTCTGGCTGGTAAAGGGGAGCCTCGAGGATCCGATGCCACGGAGCGACAAGGAGATGGGTCAGTTTCTCTTCCTAATCCTAAGAAAGAATCTAGACCTGCCCTGGAAGATAACATTGTTCTAGGTGTAGCACTTGAGGGCTCCAAGAGGACACTCCCCATTGAAGGAGGAAAAGATCCTCATGCATCCGAGAGCGAGCAAGGCACAGTTGAGGTTGGCTCATTGCCCAAGGATAAGAAAGGTCAAAGCCATATACCATGA